The following coding sequences lie in one Vanacampus margaritifer isolate UIUO_Vmar chromosome 16, RoL_Vmar_1.0, whole genome shotgun sequence genomic window:
- the LOC144035794 gene encoding serine/arginine-rich splicing factor 1-like yields the protein MSGGGIIRGPAGSNDCRIYVGNLPPDIRSKDVEDLFYKYGSIRDIDLKNRRGGPPFAFVQFEDPRDADDAVYGRDGYDYDGYRLRVEFPRSGRGGAAGPPRGRYGPPSRRSEYRVIVSGLPPSGSWQDLKDHMREAGDVCYADVNRDGSGVVEFVRKEDMTYAVHKLDNSKFRSHEGETAYIRVKMDGHRSPSYDRSRSRSRSKSRSRSFSPTRRGRASPRYSPRRSRSRSRSRSRSRT from the exons atgtctGGCGGAGGCATTATCCGCGGACCCGCGGGGAGCAACGACTGCCGCATATACGTCGGCAACCTGCCGCCCGACATCCGCTCCAAAGACGTGGAAGACCTCTTTTACAAGTATGGCTCCATCCGGGACATCGATTTGAAAAACCGACGAGGGGGACCGCCGTTCGCCTTCGTGCAGTTCGAGGACCCGAG GGACGCGGATGACGCCGTGTACGGTCGTGATGGCTACGACTACGACGGCTACCGACTTCGTGTGGAGTTCCCCCGAAGTGGCCGAGGTGGAGCAGCTGGCCCCCCCAGGGGCAGATATGGACCCCCATCTCGGCGCTCCGAGTACAGGGTTATCGTGTCAG GTCTTCCTCCTAGTGGGAGTTGGCAGGACCTGAAGGACCACATGCGAGAGGCGGGCGACGTGTGCTACGCCGACGTGAACCGCGACGGCAGTGGCGTGGTGGAGTTTGTGCGCAAAGAGGACATGACCTACGCCGTGCACAAGTTGGACAACAGCAAGTTCCGCTCCCACGAG GGCGAGACGGCGTACATCCGCGTGAAGATGGATGGCCACCGCAGCCCCAGCTACGACCGCTCCCGCAGCCGCAGCAGAAGCAAGAGCCGGTCGCGCAGCTTCTCCCCCACCCGACGCGGCCGAGCCTCGCCGCGCTACTCCCCGCGACGCTCTCGATCCCGGTCTCGTTCCCGCTCTCGCTCTCGTACCTAA